In Chitinophaga nivalis, a single genomic region encodes these proteins:
- a CDS encoding type I polyketide synthase, whose translation MMKHNHPLTGLEIAIVGMACRFPGASDWREYWRNLVAGKESVYFLSDEELASMGVDKEVTERKDFVRAVSYLKDKDHFDAGFFNYTPDEAKFLSPQIKVFHECVWQALEDAGFNPDKNTVPVSLYAGTRDDLNWTIYSMLGNTAQEVDEFTLSHLNNKDYLTSLLAYKLNLRGPSFALHTACSTSLVAIHEACKSLLLSETKIAVAGGVNIVTQQQAGYFFQEGMINAADGHCRTFDKDATGTVLGEGAGAVVLKRLADAINDGDHIYAVIKGSAVNTDGARKIGFTAPSVEGQAECIRKALRFSKVEPETISYVEAHGTATPLGDPIEIAALNIAFSKAISHRCAIGSVKTNMGHLDTAAGIAGLIKTALSLRFRKIPASLHYNEPNPEIDFASGPFYVNAQLADWTPQGDTPLRAGVSSFGIGGVNAHVILEEAPPQTPVADEAQSSPAINILTLSAKTKNSLDRYTESLKRFIQQDPAVNPTDIAYTLQTSRKHFEYRRAIAFTHPETLMDTLQTDEVSPVVRRLDGTPDVIFMFPGQGSQYVNMCRELYLNEPAFRATMDNGFGLFRRVTGEDLKAILYPEGADTGVINEAAYAQSIIFLIEYALAALLMSYGIKPQGMIGHSVGEYTAACLSGVLDFETTLTLLIKRGKLMQQTLAGSMFSVSLTPAAAAGYLTVRIALAAVNSPDQVVLSGEQAAMAELAIQLDTAGISYTKLHTSHAFHSPMLDPMLDDFRQEVARLESGAATIPYISNLTGMMMRDSDISEGDYWVKHMRDTVQFSAGITVLREQFRNPVFIEVGAGHALINLVRQHPQNNQAPVAVNLVRSVKESVADDWYFTTRIGQLWALGVPVDWNRFYPGGKGKKISLPPYTFEPIRYPAEVNAWKMLTDSGMLTGAESRQVNDWFHRVQWKQGCRLPGQKKDFSAQPILLFAAPGDEGITASLYQQLTAVAATVTLINNGDYYTQQGDGYLKKPGDESDMNALFADLKRRGIRPAGIIHCGACTAAGADVYKELLHIARSYVQYFPEDNLHIDVIGKYWYNISGNETIVPLNALVLGAVKVIPLEFEQITCRAVEIDAADNTVQALMQELHTLPEDQEVALRGRNRYIKGFEKINFQLPAASPDIRVNGTYLITGSGGMGRLFAHYLATEYKASLILVSRGAEDTAFAEQIREKGGKWIYIRTDFTDETLLAEGIRQAESILGPVNGVLHTAGIGDYAGMIFRRSDADDEKIFAAKVGGTQLLSRIFREKELDFFVNCSSLAASFAHIGQVGYVAANIFLDTFAECGQPSYPVISIEWGALKEVGMAVDATRHLNQEEQREQLKYSCTPAEAIRALTGALYLKLPVQLIATRSIKALSERHLRRPDNHQGHTEEKLLQERPALSTAYIAPETATEHQLSELIQLALGISRVGVIDKFFELGGDSLKGMTLLKKIKQEMNIEFPVRLFFEKQTIRQLAAAIDDIRFVLEKKERTSKITI comes from the coding sequence ATGATGAAGCATAATCATCCTCTTACAGGACTTGAAATTGCTATTGTTGGTATGGCATGCAGATTTCCCGGTGCATCCGACTGGCGGGAATACTGGCGGAATCTGGTGGCGGGAAAAGAGTCCGTATATTTTCTGTCAGACGAAGAACTGGCATCGATGGGGGTGGATAAGGAGGTGACAGAAAGGAAGGATTTTGTGAGAGCGGTATCGTATCTAAAAGACAAAGATCATTTTGATGCCGGTTTTTTTAATTATACACCGGATGAAGCAAAATTTCTGAGTCCGCAGATAAAGGTTTTTCATGAGTGTGTATGGCAGGCGCTGGAAGATGCCGGGTTTAACCCCGATAAAAATACTGTGCCTGTAAGCCTGTATGCAGGTACCCGGGATGATCTTAACTGGACGATATATAGTATGCTGGGGAATACTGCGCAGGAGGTAGATGAATTTACATTGAGTCATTTGAATAATAAAGATTATCTCACGTCTTTACTGGCGTATAAACTGAATCTGCGGGGGCCTTCCTTTGCATTGCATACTGCTTGCTCCACATCGCTGGTAGCCATTCACGAGGCTTGCAAAAGTTTGCTGCTGAGTGAAACGAAAATAGCAGTAGCCGGTGGTGTGAATATTGTAACGCAGCAACAGGCGGGGTATTTTTTTCAGGAAGGGATGATCAACGCGGCGGATGGGCACTGCCGTACCTTTGATAAAGATGCCACAGGCACCGTATTGGGCGAGGGGGCTGGCGCGGTGGTGTTAAAACGGCTGGCAGATGCCATAAATGACGGGGATCATATTTATGCAGTGATTAAAGGAAGTGCTGTCAATACAGATGGCGCCCGGAAAATAGGCTTTACAGCACCCAGTGTGGAGGGACAGGCGGAGTGTATCCGGAAAGCGCTGCGGTTCAGCAAGGTGGAGCCGGAAACAATCAGCTATGTGGAAGCTCATGGCACGGCTACACCGTTGGGCGATCCCATAGAAATTGCTGCCCTGAATATTGCATTCAGTAAGGCGATATCGCATCGTTGTGCCATTGGTTCCGTAAAAACAAATATGGGGCATCTTGATACGGCTGCCGGCATTGCCGGACTTATCAAAACAGCCCTCAGTCTGAGGTTCAGGAAAATACCTGCCAGTCTGCATTACAACGAGCCTAATCCGGAAATAGATTTTGCTTCCGGTCCCTTTTATGTAAATGCACAGCTGGCAGATTGGACGCCGCAGGGAGATACGCCATTACGTGCAGGCGTTAGTTCATTCGGGATCGGTGGGGTCAATGCGCATGTTATACTGGAAGAAGCCCCGCCGCAAACACCGGTGGCAGATGAAGCGCAGTCTTCTCCGGCTATCAACATCCTGACCTTATCTGCCAAAACAAAAAATTCGCTGGACCGCTATACGGAAAGTCTGAAAAGATTTATACAGCAAGATCCGGCTGTTAACCCGACAGATATTGCCTACACCTTGCAGACCAGCCGCAAGCATTTTGAATATAGAAGAGCGATTGCATTCACTCATCCGGAAACGTTGATGGATACGTTGCAGACAGACGAGGTAAGTCCGGTGGTGAGAAGGCTGGACGGCACACCGGACGTGATTTTTATGTTTCCCGGCCAGGGCTCGCAGTATGTAAATATGTGCCGGGAACTGTATCTCAACGAACCTGCCTTCAGGGCTACTATGGATAACGGATTTGGTTTGTTCAGGCGGGTTACCGGCGAAGATTTGAAAGCAATTCTTTATCCGGAGGGGGCTGATACAGGTGTCATTAACGAAGCGGCGTATGCGCAGTCCATCATCTTCCTGATAGAATATGCATTGGCGGCGCTGTTGATGTCGTATGGAATAAAGCCGCAAGGCATGATCGGGCATAGTGTGGGTGAATACACGGCGGCCTGTCTGAGTGGGGTACTTGATTTTGAAACAACCCTGACACTACTGATAAAACGTGGGAAGTTAATGCAACAAACCCTTGCCGGTAGTATGTTCAGTGTTTCGCTGACGCCTGCTGCTGCGGCGGGCTATCTGACTGTACGTATTGCGCTGGCGGCAGTGAATAGCCCGGACCAGGTGGTACTTTCCGGCGAGCAGGCTGCGATGGCAGAACTGGCGATACAGTTGGATACTGCTGGTATCTCCTATACAAAATTACACACGTCGCATGCATTCCATTCTCCTATGCTGGACCCTATGCTGGACGATTTCAGGCAGGAGGTAGCACGGTTGGAGTCAGGTGCGGCAACCATCCCATATATCTCTAATCTGACCGGTATGATGATGCGCGACAGCGATATCAGTGAGGGTGATTACTGGGTAAAACATATGAGAGACACAGTGCAGTTTTCTGCCGGCATAACAGTGCTCCGGGAACAATTCCGGAACCCGGTATTTATCGAAGTGGGAGCGGGGCATGCCCTCATCAACCTCGTCAGGCAGCATCCGCAAAATAATCAGGCGCCGGTTGCCGTGAACCTGGTGAGGAGTGTGAAGGAAAGCGTTGCGGACGACTGGTATTTTACAACCCGCATAGGCCAGCTGTGGGCGCTGGGTGTTCCGGTAGACTGGAATCGTTTTTATCCCGGTGGAAAAGGAAAAAAGATTTCCCTGCCGCCTTATACTTTTGAACCCATCAGGTATCCTGCAGAAGTGAATGCCTGGAAAATGCTGACAGATAGCGGTATGCTTACCGGTGCTGAAAGCAGGCAGGTAAATGACTGGTTTCACCGCGTGCAATGGAAACAGGGCTGTCGGTTACCGGGTCAGAAAAAGGATTTCTCTGCACAGCCTATACTATTGTTTGCAGCGCCGGGTGATGAAGGTATAACAGCATCCCTGTACCAACAGCTTACAGCCGTAGCTGCAACAGTTACGCTCATTAATAACGGTGATTACTATACGCAGCAGGGCGACGGGTATCTGAAAAAGCCCGGGGATGAAAGCGATATGAATGCCTTGTTTGCAGACTTGAAACGCCGTGGGATAAGGCCGGCGGGCATCATACATTGCGGGGCATGTACGGCAGCCGGTGCGGATGTTTATAAAGAGCTGCTGCATATCGCACGGAGTTATGTACAGTATTTTCCGGAGGACAATCTCCATATCGATGTCATAGGAAAATACTGGTATAACATATCCGGGAATGAAACCATTGTACCATTGAACGCATTGGTGCTGGGAGCCGTAAAGGTGATTCCGCTGGAATTTGAGCAGATTACCTGTCGCGCGGTAGAGATAGACGCTGCAGACAATACGGTGCAGGCGTTGATGCAGGAACTGCATACCCTGCCGGAAGACCAGGAAGTGGCGCTGCGGGGTCGCAACCGGTACATAAAAGGGTTTGAGAAGATCAACTTTCAGCTACCAGCTGCCAGCCCGGATATCCGGGTGAACGGTACCTATCTCATCACCGGAAGTGGCGGCATGGGCCGGCTGTTTGCCCATTACCTGGCCACGGAATACAAGGCCTCCCTGATTCTTGTCAGCCGGGGAGCAGAAGATACCGCCTTTGCTGAACAGATCAGAGAAAAGGGAGGTAAGTGGATATACATCCGTACCGATTTTACAGATGAAACATTACTGGCTGAAGGGATCCGGCAGGCGGAAAGTATACTGGGGCCGGTGAACGGAGTATTGCATACCGCAGGCATAGGCGATTACGCCGGGATGATTTTCCGCAGATCGGACGCCGATGATGAAAAGATATTTGCCGCCAAGGTAGGCGGAACGCAGCTGCTGAGCCGGATATTCCGGGAGAAGGAGCTGGATTTTTTTGTGAATTGTTCTTCACTGGCCGCCTCATTCGCACATATAGGGCAGGTAGGCTATGTAGCCGCCAACATCTTCCTCGACACCTTTGCGGAATGTGGTCAGCCTTCTTACCCGGTGATCAGCATAGAATGGGGCGCACTGAAAGAAGTAGGGATGGCGGTTGACGCCACCAGGCATCTTAATCAAGAAGAACAGCGGGAGCAGCTGAAATATAGCTGTACACCGGCAGAAGCTATCCGTGCGCTAACGGGCGCCCTGTATCTGAAACTCCCCGTGCAGCTCATTGCTACCAGAAGTATTAAAGCACTCTCAGAAAGGCATCTCCGGCGTCCTGATAACCATCAGGGGCATACGGAAGAAAAACTGTTACAGGAAAGACCTGCTTTATCTACTGCATACATTGCTCCGGAAACAGCCACAGAGCATCAACTGTCCGAACTGATACAGCTGGCACTCGGTATTAGTCGTGTAGGCGTCATCGATAAGTTCTTCGAACTGGGCGGAGATTCCCTGAAAGGCATGACGTTGCTGAAAAAAATAAAACAGGAAATGAATATAGAATTTCCAGTCAGACTTTTTTTTGAAAAGCAAACGATCCGGCAACTGGCAGCTGCCATAGATGATATCAGATTTGTACTCGAGAAGAAAGAAAGAACCTCAAAAATAACGATTTGA